One window of Camelina sativa cultivar DH55 chromosome 4, Cs, whole genome shotgun sequence genomic DNA carries:
- the LOC104779947 gene encoding uncharacterized protein At3g27210-like isoform X2: MGSSSSSLNKSPIRADSMVTPESPMTNTNDNVSITSPPPKKTTFGSKDETFFDSQPWLQSDSDDDFHSVNGDFTPSRGNTPKGSFSDRPPRFSFHEKKPSRGSSSPAPLPRRKKLGELFRDSIREEREESSEGGGSSSAISTPYLSGANSGEFSNGSVEKKKSNWQHHRCLPGFSSCGGSFMERRKKMSSEIPQVVALK, translated from the exons ATGGGTTCGTCTTCATCCTCGCTTAACAAGTCTCCGATTAGAGCTGACAGTATGGTAACCCCAGAATCTCCCATGACTAACACAAACGACAACGTTTCGATCACGTCTCCTCCTCCCAAGAAAACaacttttg GAAGTAAAGATGAAACCTTTTTCGATTCTCAGCCATGGCTACAATCTGACTCCGACGATGATTTCCACAGCGTAAATGGCG ATTTCACTCCATCGCGTGGAAACACTCCTAAAGGAAGCTTCTCAGATAGGCCACCTCGTTTTTCATTCCACGAGAAGAAGCCTTCCCGAGGCTCGTCTTCTCCAGCGCCACTTCCAAGGAGGAAGAAGCTTGGTGAGCTTTTCAGAGACAGTATAAGAGAAGAACGAGAGGAAAGCTCTGAAGGCGGCGGTTCATCGTCAGCTATTAGCACTCCTTATCTCTCAGGTGCTAACTCTGGCGAATTCAGCAACGGATCCgtcgagaagaagaagtctaacTGGCAGCATCATCGTTGTCTTCCTGGTTTCTCTTCTTGTGGTGGAAGTTTCatggagaggaggaagaagatgagctcTGAAATTCCTCAGGTTGTTGCTTTGAAATGA
- the LOC104779947 gene encoding uncharacterized protein At3g27210-like isoform X1 has protein sequence MGSSSSSLNKSPIRADSMVTPESPMTNTNDNVSITSPPPKKTTFESPRKSTSIPAVSPTTMMNNNQTPVKSRWSFSSSKKSFGSKDETFFDSQPWLQSDSDDDFHSVNGDFTPSRGNTPKGSFSDRPPRFSFHEKKPSRGSSSPAPLPRRKKLGELFRDSIREEREESSEGGGSSSAISTPYLSGANSGEFSNGSVEKKKSNWQHHRCLPGFSSCGGSFMERRKKMSSEIPQVVALK, from the exons ATGGGTTCGTCTTCATCCTCGCTTAACAAGTCTCCGATTAGAGCTGACAGTATGGTAACCCCAGAATCTCCCATGACTAACACAAACGACAACGTTTCGATCACGTCTCCTCCTCCCAAGAAAACaacttttg AATCGCCGAGGAAGAGTACTTCGATTCCGGCGGTTTCTCCGACGACGATGATGAATAATAATCAAACTCCGGTCAAATCTCGGTGgtctttttcttcatctaaGAAAAGCTTtg GAAGTAAAGATGAAACCTTTTTCGATTCTCAGCCATGGCTACAATCTGACTCCGACGATGATTTCCACAGCGTAAATGGCG ATTTCACTCCATCGCGTGGAAACACTCCTAAAGGAAGCTTCTCAGATAGGCCACCTCGTTTTTCATTCCACGAGAAGAAGCCTTCCCGAGGCTCGTCTTCTCCAGCGCCACTTCCAAGGAGGAAGAAGCTTGGTGAGCTTTTCAGAGACAGTATAAGAGAAGAACGAGAGGAAAGCTCTGAAGGCGGCGGTTCATCGTCAGCTATTAGCACTCCTTATCTCTCAGGTGCTAACTCTGGCGAATTCAGCAACGGATCCgtcgagaagaagaagtctaacTGGCAGCATCATCGTTGTCTTCCTGGTTTCTCTTCTTGTGGTGGAAGTTTCatggagaggaggaagaagatgagctcTGAAATTCCTCAGGTTGTTGCTTTGAAATGA